A stretch of Pseudomonas sp. LRP2-20 DNA encodes these proteins:
- a CDS encoding metal ABC transporter substrate-binding protein — MFRKALALLLACALPALALADTGKPLRIGITLHPYYSYVSNIVGDKAEVVPLIPAGFNPHAYEPRAEDIKRIGTLDVVVLNGVGHDDFADRMIAASEKPGIKTIEANQNVPLLAATGIAARGAGKVVNPHTFLSISTTIAQVNNIARELGKLDPDNAKLYTQNARAYAKRLRALRAEALAKVSEAPSTTLRVATIHAAYDYLVRDFGLEVTAVVEPAHGIEPSPAQLKKTIDQLKALDVKVIFSEMDFPSAYVETIQRESGVRLYPLTHISYGEYTKDKYEVEMKRNLDTVVRAIQENRA; from the coding sequence ATGTTCCGCAAAGCCCTCGCCCTGCTCCTGGCCTGCGCCCTGCCTGCACTGGCCCTGGCCGACACCGGCAAGCCCCTGCGCATCGGCATCACCCTGCACCCTTACTACAGCTACGTGAGCAATATCGTCGGCGACAAGGCCGAAGTGGTGCCGCTGATTCCGGCAGGCTTCAATCCGCATGCCTACGAACCCCGCGCCGAGGACATCAAGCGCATCGGCACGCTGGATGTGGTGGTGCTCAATGGCGTCGGTCATGACGACTTTGCCGACCGCATGATCGCCGCCAGCGAAAAACCCGGCATCAAGACCATCGAAGCCAACCAGAACGTACCTTTGCTGGCGGCCACCGGCATCGCCGCCCGCGGCGCCGGCAAGGTGGTCAACCCGCATACCTTCCTGTCGATCAGCACCACCATCGCCCAGGTCAACAACATCGCCCGCGAGCTGGGCAAGCTCGACCCGGACAACGCCAAACTCTACACCCAGAACGCCCGCGCCTATGCCAAGCGCCTGCGGGCCTTGCGTGCCGAGGCCCTGGCCAAGGTCAGCGAGGCGCCCAGCACCACCTTGCGCGTCGCCACCATCCATGCCGCCTACGACTACCTGGTGCGCGACTTCGGCCTGGAAGTGACGGCCGTGGTCGAGCCCGCCCACGGCATCGAACCGAGCCCGGCGCAGCTGAAGAAGACCATCGACCAGCTCAAGGCGCTGGACGTGAAGGTGATTTTCTCGGAAATGGACTTTCCCTCAGCCTATGTCGAAACCATCCAGCGTGAGTCCGGCGTGCGTCTGTACCCGTTGACGCACATTTCCTACGGCGAATACACCAAGGACAAATACGAAGTGGAGATGAAGCGCAACCTCGACACCGTGGTCCGCGCCATCCAGGAGAACCGCGCATGA
- a CDS encoding DUF1615 domain-containing protein yields the protein MALALLQGCAGRREEEAEADPAKVRAQLMRLLPAQAKDRAGWAKDIQVAFEAQRITPSKSNLCAVLAVTEQESTFNADPQVPNLGRIAREEIDRRAARLHIPRLLVDGALKTPSGNGQSYQQRLLAVRSEKQLSALYDEFIARLPLGKTLLDGLNPVHTGGPMQVSIEFAEKHAKDYPYTYDGSIRQEVFSRRGGMYFGIAHLLGYPVHYERQLYRFADFNAGWYASRNAAFQGALSKITGVDLALDGDLIAPGSIMPGSTEQAARKLGVKLGLRNPQIRSQLELGDSLAFEDSKLYSGVFALADAAAGKPVARAVLPGIELKSPKITRKLTTAWFAGRVDERYERCMNR from the coding sequence ATGGCGCTGGCGCTGCTGCAGGGCTGCGCCGGGCGCCGCGAGGAAGAGGCCGAAGCCGACCCGGCCAAGGTGCGCGCGCAACTCATGCGCCTGTTACCGGCCCAGGCCAAGGACCGCGCAGGCTGGGCCAAGGATATCCAGGTGGCGTTCGAGGCCCAGCGCATCACACCGAGCAAAAGCAACCTGTGCGCGGTGCTGGCGGTGACCGAGCAGGAGTCGACCTTCAACGCCGACCCGCAGGTGCCCAACCTCGGGCGCATCGCCCGTGAGGAAATCGACCGCCGTGCGGCGCGCCTGCACATTCCCAGGCTGCTGGTCGACGGCGCACTGAAGACCCCGTCAGGCAATGGCCAGAGCTATCAGCAGCGCCTGCTGGCGGTGCGCAGCGAGAAGCAGCTGAGTGCGCTGTACGACGAGTTCATCGCTCGCCTGCCGTTGGGCAAGACCTTGCTCGACGGCTTGAACCCAGTGCATACCGGTGGGCCGATGCAGGTCAGCATCGAGTTCGCGGAAAAGCATGCCAAGGATTATCCCTACACCTACGACGGCAGCATTCGCCAGGAGGTCTTCAGCCGCCGTGGGGGCATGTATTTCGGTATTGCCCATCTGCTCGGTTACCCGGTGCATTACGAGCGGCAGCTGTACCGCTTCGCCGATTTCAACGCGGGGTGGTACGCCAGCCGCAATGCCGCGTTCCAGGGCGCTTTGAGCAAGATCACGGGTGTGGACCTGGCGCTGGATGGCGACTTGATTGCCCCCGGCTCGATCATGCCCGGCAGCACCGAGCAGGCGGCGCGCAAGCTGGGGGTGAAGCTGGGGCTGCGCAATCCACAAATCCGCAGCCAGCTGGAGCTGGGCGACAGCCTGGCGTTCGAGGACAGCAAGCTGTACAGCGGGGTGTTCGCCCTGGCCGATGCGGCGGCGGGCAAGCCGGTTGCGCGGGCGGTGTTGCCGGGGATCGAGCTGAAGAGCCCGAAGATCACCCGCAAGCTGACTACCGCCTGGTTTGCCGGGCGGGTGGATGAGCGCTATGAGCGGTGCATGAACCGGTAG
- a CDS encoding metal ABC transporter ATP-binding protein → MTAAAHLTAPGGPRIEFAGIDLALGRTCILEQVQFSVAAGSVHAIVGPNGGGKSSLIKTLLGQMPHQGQLTVHWPGKQQVIGYVPQALEFDRGLPMTVDDFMAAMCQQRPAFLGLSRRVRPAIDAALARVGMLEKRKRRMGALSGGERQRVLLAQGLIPEPQLLVLDEPMSALDEAGIQVFEQLLQGWRQAGTTVLWIEHDLAAVLRLADRVTGLSRQVLFDAPPAQALTPERLLGLFSVHPRSEGLA, encoded by the coding sequence ATGACCGCCGCTGCCCACCTCACGGCCCCCGGTGGGCCGCGCATCGAGTTCGCCGGCATAGACCTGGCCCTGGGCCGCACGTGCATCCTCGAACAGGTGCAGTTCAGCGTTGCCGCAGGTAGCGTGCATGCCATCGTCGGCCCCAATGGCGGCGGCAAGAGTTCGCTGATCAAGACCCTGCTCGGGCAGATGCCGCACCAGGGCCAGCTGACCGTGCACTGGCCTGGTAAGCAGCAGGTGATCGGCTATGTGCCGCAGGCCCTTGAGTTCGACCGCGGGCTGCCGATGACCGTGGACGACTTCATGGCTGCCATGTGCCAGCAGCGCCCGGCGTTTCTCGGCCTGTCACGGCGGGTACGGCCAGCGATCGATGCGGCGCTGGCACGGGTCGGCATGCTCGAAAAGCGCAAGCGCCGCATGGGTGCGTTGTCCGGCGGTGAACGCCAGCGCGTGCTGCTGGCCCAAGGCTTGATTCCCGAACCGCAGCTGCTGGTGCTCGACGAGCCGATGTCGGCGCTCGACGAAGCCGGCATCCAGGTGTTCGAACAGCTGCTGCAAGGCTGGCGCCAGGCCGGTACCACCGTGCTGTGGATCGAACACGACCTGGCAGCCGTGCTGCGCCTGGCCGACCGGGTCACCGGCCTCAGCCGCCAGGTGCTGTTCGACGCCCCGCCCGCCCAGGCCCTGACCCCGGAACGCCTGCTCGGCCTGTTCTCTGTCCACCCTCGCAGCGAGGGCCTTGCCTGA
- a CDS encoding metal ABC transporter solute-binding protein, Zn/Mn family: MNLKQLTLAVALAGLPAFASATQVLTSLPVTHSLASALLAGTGVQLTRAAPANLPASRQPSYFSSRGGAALASAAQQADAVIGVRSIWRDDPLYPMARRSNIRVIEIDAARPVDGALSGIAVSGDDAHAAYPWLNPTNLGRMADVLANDLERLAPADKEQIQGNLAGLKRQLLEMTASSQTQLAKVDNLSVVSLSERLGYLASGLNLDVVEQPLPEDGKWDEAALKVLGENLKEQDVALVLDHRQPDPALAKVIEAAGAKLLVVESDPEDAVAGLKASVEQVVGALSEG; this comes from the coding sequence ATGAACCTGAAACAGCTGACCCTGGCCGTCGCCCTCGCCGGCCTGCCTGCGTTCGCCTCGGCCACGCAAGTGCTGACCAGCCTGCCTGTCACCCACAGCCTGGCCAGCGCCCTGCTCGCCGGCACTGGCGTGCAGCTCACGCGCGCCGCGCCGGCCAACCTGCCGGCCAGCCGCCAACCGTCGTACTTCAGCAGCCGGGGCGGCGCTGCACTGGCCAGCGCCGCACAACAGGCCGATGCCGTGATCGGCGTGCGCTCGATCTGGCGTGACGACCCGCTGTATCCGATGGCGCGGCGCAGCAACATCCGCGTCATCGAGATCGACGCGGCGCGGCCGGTGGACGGCGCGCTGTCGGGCATCGCCGTGAGCGGCGATGACGCCCATGCTGCCTACCCCTGGCTGAACCCGACCAACCTCGGGCGCATGGCCGATGTGCTGGCCAATGACCTGGAACGCCTGGCGCCCGCCGACAAGGAACAGATCCAGGGCAACCTGGCGGGGCTCAAGCGCCAGCTGCTGGAGATGACGGCCAGCAGCCAGACGCAGTTGGCCAAGGTCGACAACCTGAGTGTGGTCAGCTTGTCCGAGCGCCTGGGGTACCTGGCCAGCGGGTTGAACCTGGATGTGGTGGAGCAGCCGTTGCCAGAGGATGGCAAGTGGGATGAGGCGGCGTTGAAAGTACTGGGAGAGAACCTCAAGGAGCAGGATGTGGCGCTGGTACTGGATCATCGGCAGCCGGACCCGGCGCTGGCCAAGGTGATCGAGGCGGCCGGGGCGAAATTGCTGGTGGTGGAGAGTGACCCCGAGGATGCGGTGGCCGGGCTCAAGGCCAGCGTCGAGCAGGTGGTCGGGGCGTTGAGCGAAGGGTGA
- the folD gene encoding bifunctional methylenetetrahydrofolate dehydrogenase/methenyltetrahydrofolate cyclohydrolase FolD, with amino-acid sequence MNAIPSLKLIDGKATAARVLAEVREQVQTLRQGGVRPGLAVVLVGADAASQVYVRNKVLRAEEVGIRSLEHRLPVDTTQAQLLTLIDRLNRDSEVNGILVQLPLPKHVDEHCILQAIDPLKDVDGFHSANVGGLAQGRDVLTPCTPSGCMRLLRDACGELCGKHAVVVGRSNIVGKPMAALLLQADCTVTVVHSRSRDLPALCRQADIVVAAVGKPRLIGADWLKPGAVVIDVGINRIDEGGHSRLVGDVDFAAALPQVAAITPVPGGVGPMTIAYLMKNTLLALDLQQQAAHQERTACLSPC; translated from the coding sequence ATGAACGCCATCCCCAGCCTCAAGCTGATCGACGGCAAGGCCACTGCGGCGCGGGTGCTGGCCGAGGTCCGCGAGCAGGTGCAGACCTTGCGCCAGGGCGGCGTGCGGCCGGGCCTGGCCGTGGTATTGGTCGGCGCCGACGCGGCCAGCCAGGTGTATGTGCGCAACAAGGTGCTGCGCGCCGAGGAAGTGGGCATCCGTTCGCTGGAACATCGCCTGCCGGTCGACACCACCCAGGCGCAACTGCTGACCTTGATCGACCGGCTCAACCGTGACAGCGAGGTCAACGGCATTCTCGTGCAACTGCCGCTGCCCAAGCACGTTGACGAACACTGCATTCTCCAGGCCATCGACCCGCTGAAGGACGTCGACGGCTTTCACAGCGCCAACGTCGGCGGCCTGGCCCAAGGCCGCGACGTGCTCACCCCGTGCACCCCGAGCGGCTGCATGCGTCTGCTGCGCGATGCCTGCGGCGAGCTGTGCGGCAAACATGCCGTGGTGGTCGGCCGCTCGAACATCGTCGGCAAACCCATGGCCGCGTTGCTGTTGCAGGCCGACTGCACGGTGACGGTGGTGCACTCGCGCAGCCGCGACCTGCCGGCGCTGTGCCGCCAGGCCGATATCGTCGTCGCGGCGGTCGGCAAGCCGCGCTTGATCGGGGCCGACTGGCTCAAGCCCGGCGCGGTGGTGATCGACGTGGGCATCAACCGCATCGATGAAGGTGGCCACAGCCGCCTGGTCGGTGACGTCGATTTCGCCGCCGCGCTGCCCCAGGTCGCCGCCATCACCCCGGTGCCCGGCGGCGTCGGCCCGATGACCATCGCCTACCTGATGAAAAACACCCTGCTCGCCCTCGACCTGCAGCAACAGGCCGCCCACCAGGAGCGCACCGCATGCCTTTCGCCCTGCTGA
- a CDS encoding thioesterase II family protein has translation MTTLNLLCLPYSGASAMVYSRWRRKLPAWLQVRPVELPGRGARMGEPLQTDMQALARQLASEQRSVANNTPYALLGHSLGALLAFELAHELRALGCPPPAALFACGTAAPTRREDYDGNNWRAPKSDDELKRELRELNGTPPEVLDNAELMSLTLPILRADFLLCGRYVYRQRLALQCPLHVLGGDADRASAEQLQAWRQVTHGAFSLQMFPGGHFFIHEHEDLVLGALTQALEAHRLSA, from the coding sequence GTGACCACGCTCAACTTGCTGTGCCTGCCATACTCCGGGGCCAGCGCCATGGTCTACAGCCGCTGGCGGCGCAAGCTGCCGGCCTGGCTGCAGGTGCGCCCGGTCGAGCTGCCCGGGCGAGGTGCGCGCATGGGCGAGCCGCTGCAGACCGATATGCAGGCCCTGGCCCGGCAACTGGCCAGCGAACAGCGGTCAGTTGCCAACAACACCCCGTATGCGTTGCTCGGCCACAGCCTGGGCGCACTGCTGGCCTTCGAGCTGGCCCATGAGCTACGGGCACTGGGTTGCCCACCACCCGCAGCGTTGTTCGCTTGCGGCACCGCGGCACCAACCCGGCGCGAGGACTACGACGGCAACAACTGGCGCGCACCCAAGAGCGATGATGAGCTCAAGCGTGAGTTGCGCGAGCTCAATGGCACTCCGCCAGAGGTGCTGGACAACGCCGAGCTGATGAGCCTGACCTTGCCCATCCTGCGCGCCGATTTCCTGCTCTGCGGCCGCTACGTCTACCGCCAGCGGCTGGCCTTGCAATGCCCGCTGCATGTGCTGGGGGGCGATGCGGATCGGGCCAGCGCCGAGCAGCTGCAGGCCTGGCGCCAGGTAACCCATGGCGCGTTCTCGCTGCAGATGTTCCCTGGTGGTCACTTCTTCATCCACGAGCACGAGGACCTTGTGCTTGGGGCGCTGACGCAGGCCCTTGAAGCGCATAGGCTTTCTGCCTGA
- a CDS encoding metal ABC transporter permease produces MNFDTFRQLVQAWAGAGYLPEALAYGFVINALLAGVMIGPVLGGLGTLVVVKRFAFFSEAVGHAALTGVAIGILLGEPYTGPYGSLFGYCLLFGILLNFLRNRTGLSPDTLIGVFLSVSLALGASLLLMLAGKINVHILENVLFGSVLTVSAQDLVVLGIVAVLVLALALPLYNRIMLASFNPQLAAVRGVAVKTLDYLFVVLVTLVTVASVKVIGAILVGALLVIPAAAARLVSQSLKGFFFVSVLIATLSTLLGILLPIMLDLPVPSGAAIILVAGICFALAALARALVPRLQGNPA; encoded by the coding sequence ATGAACTTCGACACATTCCGCCAGCTGGTCCAGGCCTGGGCCGGCGCTGGCTACCTGCCGGAGGCGCTGGCTTACGGTTTCGTGATCAATGCCTTGCTGGCCGGTGTGATGATCGGCCCGGTGCTGGGTGGCCTCGGCACCCTGGTGGTGGTCAAGCGCTTTGCCTTCTTCTCCGAAGCGGTCGGCCATGCCGCGCTCACCGGGGTCGCCATCGGCATCCTGCTCGGCGAGCCGTATACCGGCCCCTATGGCAGCCTGTTCGGCTACTGCCTGCTGTTCGGCATTCTGCTCAACTTCCTGCGCAACCGCACCGGGCTGTCGCCGGACACGCTGATCGGCGTGTTCCTTTCGGTGTCGCTGGCCCTCGGCGCCAGCCTGCTGCTGATGCTGGCCGGCAAGATCAACGTGCATATCCTCGAGAACGTGCTGTTCGGCTCGGTGCTGACCGTCAGCGCCCAGGACCTGGTCGTGCTGGGCATCGTCGCGGTGCTGGTGCTGGCACTGGCCCTGCCGCTGTACAACCGCATCATGCTGGCCAGCTTCAACCCGCAGCTGGCGGCGGTGCGCGGGGTGGCGGTGAAGACCCTGGACTATCTGTTCGTGGTGCTGGTGACCCTGGTCACGGTGGCCTCGGTGAAGGTGATCGGGGCGATTCTGGTCGGTGCCCTGCTGGTGATCCCGGCGGCGGCGGCGCGCCTGGTCAGCCAGTCGCTGAAGGGGTTTTTCTTCGTTTCGGTGCTGATTGCCACCCTGAGCACGCTACTCGGCATCCTCCTGCCCATCATGCTTGACCTGCCCGTGCCTTCTGGCGCGGCGATCATTCTGGTCGCTGGTATCTGCTTTGCCCTCGCCGCGCTGGCCCGCGCGCTCGTCCCACGCCTGCAAGGAAACCCGGCATGA
- a CDS encoding MbtH family protein gives MTSVFDRDDIQFQVVVNHEEQYSIWPDYKAIPEGWRAVGKSGLKKDCLAYIDEVWTDMRPLSLRQQMAAAAGQ, from the coding sequence ATGACTTCCGTATTCGATCGCGACGATATCCAGTTCCAGGTAGTGGTCAACCACGAAGAGCAATACTCCATCTGGCCGGACTACAAGGCTATCCCCGAAGGCTGGCGCGCCGTGGGCAAGAGCGGCCTGAAGAAGGACTGTCTGGCCTATATCGACGAAGTCTGGACCGACATGCGCCCCTTGAGCCTGCGCCAGCAGATGGCCGCAGCTGCCGGCCAGTGA
- a CDS encoding PepSY-associated TM helix domain-containing protein — protein MAKSPKKSKSKLWFLVHSWLALPIWFFVLIVCFTGMLAVVSQEIVWLANPDVRASKPDDSAERLSFQQVLDALRKAEPDMVVNSLSQPDGSHFALTARVTYADGSSPMLYVNPYTGAIQGKMPDFNFEAFTRALHGWWLVPFTHGFSWGWYMVSLLGLPMLASLVTGLVVYKKFWKGFFKPVRTGHGARIFWGDLHRLAGVWSIWFIAVISITSIWFLIRAILSDNHITISSEPIVPVIAREQVPQSVDGSPAPRIDLDEAARIAGLAIPSLDITSISLPATAYSHIEMGGRGWYPLMFQSASVNPYTRQVDSQFLLSDRSALEFVTESMRPLHTGDFGGLPIKLVWFFFGLILTLMVFSGLLIWTKRTAQATAAALKRGERAPRSARHDTTLEVRP, from the coding sequence GCTTCACCGGCATGCTGGCCGTGGTCAGCCAGGAGATCGTCTGGCTGGCCAACCCCGACGTGCGTGCCAGCAAACCCGACGACAGCGCCGAACGCTTGAGCTTCCAGCAAGTACTCGATGCCCTGCGCAAGGCCGAACCGGACATGGTAGTCAACTCGCTCAGCCAGCCGGACGGCTCGCACTTCGCGCTCACGGCACGGGTCACCTACGCCGATGGCTCCAGCCCGATGCTCTACGTCAACCCTTACACCGGGGCGATCCAGGGCAAGATGCCGGACTTCAACTTCGAAGCCTTCACCCGCGCCCTGCATGGCTGGTGGCTGGTGCCTTTCACCCATGGTTTCAGCTGGGGCTGGTACATGGTGTCGCTGCTCGGGCTGCCGATGCTGGCGTCGCTGGTGACCGGGCTGGTGGTGTACAAGAAGTTCTGGAAAGGCTTCTTCAAGCCGGTACGCACCGGCCATGGTGCGCGCATCTTCTGGGGCGACCTGCACCGCCTGGCCGGGGTCTGGTCGATCTGGTTCATCGCGGTCATTTCCATTACCAGCATCTGGTTCCTGATCCGGGCGATCCTGTCCGACAACCACATCACCATTTCCAGCGAGCCGATCGTACCGGTGATCGCCCGCGAGCAAGTGCCGCAGTCGGTCGATGGCAGCCCGGCGCCACGCATCGACCTGGACGAAGCCGCGCGCATCGCCGGCCTGGCCATCCCCAGCCTGGACATCACCTCCATCTCGCTGCCGGCCACCGCCTACAGCCACATCGAAATGGGCGGGCGTGGCTGGTACCCGCTGATGTTCCAGAGCGCTTCGGTCAACCCTTATACCCGCCAGGTAGACAGCCAGTTCCTGCTCAGCGACCGCTCGGCCCTGGAGTTCGTCACCGAGTCCATGCGCCCGCTGCACACCGGCGACTTCGGCGGCCTGCCGATCAAGCTGGTGTGGTTCTTCTTCGGCCTGATCCTGACCCTGATGGTGTTCAGTGGCCTGCTGATCTGGACCAAACGCACCGCCCAGGCCACCGCAGCGGCGCTAAAACGCGGCGAACGCGCGCCCCGCAGCGCACGCCACGACACCACCTTGGAGGTCCGCCCATGA
- a CDS encoding thiamine pyrophosphate-binding protein: protein MSQAQALPARPLKQWWLKWRFHLNILLILIPLGFMPKYFADVRLFRGDAGLGANPINNIQVGPYSLDLAELRNEAPRADGPAGHFKLFNAALCKACVKEVKAVYLRIGKPRSLRAAGSIFFGAPYRMITNLPIPPRTRADAQIWITLEGWDGSLHQASVPLAKASPATVAWLEKQGGKP from the coding sequence ATGAGCCAGGCCCAAGCCCTGCCCGCCCGCCCACTCAAGCAGTGGTGGCTGAAGTGGCGCTTCCACCTGAATATCCTGTTGATCCTGATCCCTCTGGGCTTCATGCCCAAATACTTCGCTGATGTCCGACTGTTCCGAGGTGACGCCGGGCTCGGGGCGAACCCGATCAACAATATCCAGGTCGGCCCCTACAGCCTCGACCTCGCCGAGCTGCGCAATGAAGCCCCACGCGCCGATGGCCCCGCCGGCCACTTCAAGCTATTCAACGCCGCGCTGTGCAAGGCCTGCGTCAAGGAGGTCAAGGCGGTCTACCTGCGCATCGGCAAGCCGCGCAGCCTGCGCGCCGCCGGCAGCATTTTCTTCGGCGCGCCGTACCGCATGATCACCAACCTGCCGATACCACCGCGCACCCGTGCCGATGCGCAGATATGGATCACCCTCGAAGGCTGGGACGGCAGCCTGCACCAGGCGTCCGTACCCTTGGCAAAGGCTTCGCCAGCCACTGTGGCCTGGCTCGAAAAACAAGGAGGCAAACCATGA
- a CDS encoding DUF6162 family protein, which translates to MRHTQVVRPAGAGHETLYVLLASLLIIALAASVVLLRGEREDEQAIAAHQIDARRDLTAAEQGIYTDLRVAFDEIQLLRAENAATPSVEALAEEGLPPFVADAGSQSRGNHQWQWLPSGAYLGRSQAPQVAGSFLMILPHAGSAEVDVWLHRDSAAVRPDDLSQAALIAVGWQQVVSHYDAGVTREHRH; encoded by the coding sequence ATGCGCCACACCCAGGTGGTGCGCCCGGCCGGTGCCGGGCACGAAACCCTCTACGTACTGCTGGCCAGCCTGTTGATTATCGCCCTCGCCGCCAGCGTGGTCCTGCTGCGCGGCGAACGCGAGGACGAGCAGGCCATCGCCGCCCACCAGATCGACGCCCGCCGCGACCTGACCGCAGCCGAACAAGGCATCTATACCGACCTGCGCGTGGCGTTCGACGAGATCCAGCTGCTGCGTGCAGAAAATGCCGCCACGCCCAGCGTCGAAGCCCTGGCAGAGGAAGGCCTGCCACCGTTCGTGGCCGACGCCGGCAGCCAGAGCCGTGGCAACCACCAGTGGCAGTGGCTGCCAAGCGGCGCCTATCTGGGCCGCAGCCAGGCACCGCAAGTGGCGGGCAGTTTCCTGATGATCCTGCCCCATGCTGGCAGTGCCGAGGTCGACGTCTGGTTGCACCGCGACAGCGCCGCCGTGCGCCCTGATGATCTCAGCCAGGCCGCACTGATCGCCGTCGGCTGGCAGCAAGTGGTCAGCCACTACGACGCCGGGGTCACCCGCGAACACCGTCATTGA
- a CDS encoding hydrolase — protein sequence MLIEHHKATLLVVDIQEKLIGAMSDPHGTRARARWLLAACSDLELPVVISEQYPKGLGHTLAELIAVAPAAEVVEKTHFSCVAAECLPGSLMAREQVIVCGMETHVCVLQTVLGLLGLGKQVFVVEDACDSRTPANKAAGLARMRQAGAQVVTREMVLFELMGSASHPQFRHISKTYMVGDQP from the coding sequence ATGCTGATCGAACATCACAAGGCCACGCTGCTGGTCGTCGACATCCAGGAAAAGCTCATCGGTGCCATGAGCGACCCTCACGGTACCCGCGCCCGGGCACGCTGGTTGCTGGCCGCCTGCAGCGACCTGGAATTGCCCGTGGTGATCTCCGAGCAATACCCCAAGGGCCTGGGCCATACCCTGGCGGAACTGATCGCGGTAGCCCCGGCCGCCGAGGTGGTGGAAAAGACCCATTTCTCCTGCGTGGCTGCCGAGTGCCTGCCGGGTAGCCTGATGGCCCGCGAGCAAGTGATCGTCTGCGGCATGGAAACCCACGTCTGCGTGCTGCAGACCGTGCTCGGCCTGCTGGGCCTGGGCAAGCAGGTGTTCGTGGTCGAGGATGCCTGTGACAGCCGCACGCCAGCCAACAAGGCTGCGGGCCTGGCGCGCATGCGCCAGGCCGGGGCGCAGGTGGTGACCCGGGAAATGGTTCTGTTCGAGTTGATGGGCAGCGCCAGCCACCCGCAGTTCCGCCATATCAGCAAGACCTACATGGTCGGTGACCAGCCCTGA
- the purU gene encoding formyltetrahydrofolate deformylase has protein sequence MHPAPDHFILRVSCPAVSGIVAAVTTYLAEHGCYISEMAQFDDEDNGRFFMRAVFRYNTGVSGDTPQLEAGFADVAQRFDMDWSLHSSARPLRVLLMVSKFDHCLADLLYRHAKGELDMQITAVVSNHLDLRPMAERQGIRFVYLPVTRETKAEQEAALMRIVEDTGTELVVLARYMQILSDDLCRQLSGRAINIHHSFLPGFKGAKPYHQAYQRGVKLIGATAHYVTSDLDEGPIIEQEVQRVDHAYAPDDLVAIGRDTETIALSRAVKYHLEHRVFLNHDRTVIFK, from the coding sequence ATGCACCCCGCTCCCGATCACTTCATCCTGCGCGTCAGCTGCCCGGCCGTGTCCGGCATCGTCGCCGCGGTGACCACCTACCTGGCCGAGCACGGTTGCTACATCAGCGAGATGGCGCAGTTCGACGACGAGGACAATGGCCGCTTCTTCATGCGCGCGGTGTTCCGCTACAACACCGGCGTCAGCGGCGACACCCCGCAGCTGGAAGCGGGCTTCGCCGACGTGGCCCAGCGTTTCGACATGGACTGGAGCCTGCACAGCAGCGCAAGACCGCTGCGCGTATTGCTGATGGTCAGCAAGTTCGACCACTGTCTGGCCGACCTGCTCTATCGCCACGCCAAGGGCGAACTGGACATGCAGATCACCGCCGTGGTTTCCAACCACCTCGACCTGCGGCCGATGGCCGAGCGCCAGGGCATCCGCTTCGTCTACCTGCCGGTGACCAGGGAGACCAAGGCCGAACAGGAAGCCGCGCTGATGCGCATCGTCGAGGACACCGGCACCGAACTGGTGGTGCTGGCGCGCTACATGCAGATCCTCTCCGATGACCTGTGCCGCCAGCTGTCGGGCCGGGCCATCAACATCCACCACTCGTTCCTGCCCGGTTTCAAGGGTGCCAAGCCTTATCACCAGGCCTACCAGCGCGGGGTCAAGCTGATCGGCGCCACCGCCCACTACGTCACCAGCGACCTCGACGAAGGCCCGATCATCGAACAGGAAGTGCAGCGCGTGGACCACGCCTACGCCCCCGACGACCTGGTGGCGATCGGCCGCGACACCGAGACCATCGCCCTGTCCCGCGCGGTCAAGTACCACCTCGAGCACCGGGTGTTCCTCAACCACGACCGCACGGTGATCTTCAAATGA